One genomic segment of Aythya fuligula isolate bAytFul2 chromosome 5, bAytFul2.pri, whole genome shotgun sequence includes these proteins:
- the JKAMP gene encoding JNK1/MAPK8-associated membrane protein isoform X2 → MVGSAVAIHPACLGLYCGRTVLAVNGSLETYGDCGVCPRGQRTDENKICRECLGSPDRYDWLYLGFMAMLPLVLHWFFIEWYSGKKSSSALLQHITALFECSVAAIVTLLVSDPVGSLHIRSCKVKKLSDWYTMLYNPSPDYITTVHCTHEAVYPLYTIVFIYYAFCLVLMMLLRPLLVKKIACGLGKSDRFKSIYAALYFFPVLTVLQAVGGGLLYYAFPYIILVLSLVTLAVYMSASEVESFKDLLVRKKRLVVLVSHWLLHAYGIISISKLDKLEQDLPLLALVPAPALFYVLTAKYTEPSRILSEGGNGH, encoded by the exons ATGGTCGGCTCCG CCGTCGCCATCCACCCCGCCTGCCTGGGGCTGTACTGCGGCCGCACCGTCCTGGCCGTCAACGGCTCCCTGGAGACCTACGGGGACTGCGGG GTGTGCCCCAGGGGCCAGCGGACCGACGAGAACAAAATCTGCCGGGAATGCCTGGGGTCTCCCGACCGCTATGACTGGCTGTACCTCGGCTTCATGGCCATGCTGCCCTTGGTCTTGCACTGGTTCTTCATTGAGTGGTATTCAGGAAAAAAGAG CTCCAGCGCGCTGCTGCAGCACATCACCGCCCTGTTCGAGTGCAGCGTTGCAGCGATTGTTACGCTGCTCGTCAGCGACCCCGTTGGCTCCCTGCACATCCGATCCTGCAAGGTGAAGAAGCTTTCGGACTGGTACACGATGCTCTACAACCCGAGCCCCGATTACATCACCACAGTGCACTGCACCCACGAAGCCGTCTATCCCCT GTACACCATCGTGTTCATATATTACGCCTTCTGCCTTGTGCTCATGATGCTACTCCGCCCTCTGCTGGTGAAGAAGATTGCCTGTGGCTTAGGAAAGTCCGATCGATTTAAAAGCATTTACGCAGCACTTTACTTCTTCCCTGTCCTCACGGTGCTCCAGGCGGTTGGAGGAGGCCTGCTCT ATTACGCCTTCCCATACATCATACTGGTGTTGTCCTTGGTTACATTGGCTGTGTACATGTCTGCTTCTGAAGTGGAG TCTTTCAAGGACCTTCTTGTCAGGAAGAAAAGGCTGGTTGTCCTCGTCAGCCACTGGCTGCTCCACGCCTACGGCATCATCTCCATTTCCAAACTGGACAAGCTCGAGCAGGACCTGCCACTGCTTGCCCTCGTCCCCGCGCCTGCCCTCTTCTACGTGCTGACAGCCAAGTACACGGAGCCCTCACGCATACTCTCAGAGGGGGGGAATGGACATTAG
- the JKAMP gene encoding JNK1/MAPK8-associated membrane protein isoform X1, producing the protein MVGSAVAIHPACLGLYCGRTVLAVNGSLETYGDCGVCPRGQRTDENKICRECLGSPDRYDWLYLGFMAMLPLVLHWFFIEWYSGKKRLASPSFKKSSSALLQHITALFECSVAAIVTLLVSDPVGSLHIRSCKVKKLSDWYTMLYNPSPDYITTVHCTHEAVYPLYTIVFIYYAFCLVLMMLLRPLLVKKIACGLGKSDRFKSIYAALYFFPVLTVLQAVGGGLLYYAFPYIILVLSLVTLAVYMSASEVESFKDLLVRKKRLVVLVSHWLLHAYGIISISKLDKLEQDLPLLALVPAPALFYVLTAKYTEPSRILSEGGNGH; encoded by the exons ATGGTCGGCTCCG CCGTCGCCATCCACCCCGCCTGCCTGGGGCTGTACTGCGGCCGCACCGTCCTGGCCGTCAACGGCTCCCTGGAGACCTACGGGGACTGCGGG GTGTGCCCCAGGGGCCAGCGGACCGACGAGAACAAAATCTGCCGGGAATGCCTGGGGTCTCCCGACCGCTATGACTGGCTGTACCTCGGCTTCATGGCCATGCTGCCCTTGGTCTTGCACTGGTTCTTCATTGAGTGGTATTCAGGAAAAAAGAGGTTAGCATCCCCCTCCTTCAAAAAAAG CTCCAGCGCGCTGCTGCAGCACATCACCGCCCTGTTCGAGTGCAGCGTTGCAGCGATTGTTACGCTGCTCGTCAGCGACCCCGTTGGCTCCCTGCACATCCGATCCTGCAAGGTGAAGAAGCTTTCGGACTGGTACACGATGCTCTACAACCCGAGCCCCGATTACATCACCACAGTGCACTGCACCCACGAAGCCGTCTATCCCCT GTACACCATCGTGTTCATATATTACGCCTTCTGCCTTGTGCTCATGATGCTACTCCGCCCTCTGCTGGTGAAGAAGATTGCCTGTGGCTTAGGAAAGTCCGATCGATTTAAAAGCATTTACGCAGCACTTTACTTCTTCCCTGTCCTCACGGTGCTCCAGGCGGTTGGAGGAGGCCTGCTCT ATTACGCCTTCCCATACATCATACTGGTGTTGTCCTTGGTTACATTGGCTGTGTACATGTCTGCTTCTGAAGTGGAG TCTTTCAAGGACCTTCTTGTCAGGAAGAAAAGGCTGGTTGTCCTCGTCAGCCACTGGCTGCTCCACGCCTACGGCATCATCTCCATTTCCAAACTGGACAAGCTCGAGCAGGACCTGCCACTGCTTGCCCTCGTCCCCGCGCCTGCCCTCTTCTACGTGCTGACAGCCAAGTACACGGAGCCCTCACGCATACTCTCAGAGGGGGGGAATGGACATTAG